A genomic window from Nitrospirota bacterium includes:
- the nifK gene encoding nitrogenase molybdenum-iron protein subunit beta, with amino-acid sequence MIRIKDHNELFCQPDYQEQFERKKEFERPWPAEKIKEISDWTRTEEYKELNFKRENIKINPAKACQPLGAVFCASGFDGSMPFVQGAQGCVAYFRSHLSRHFKEPFAAISTSMTEDAAVFGGLNNMLEGLENTYTLYKPKMITVSTTCMAEVIGDDLNAYIKTAREKGSIPEDLPVPFAHTPSFVGSHIVGYDNMLRGILKALSEGKKGESNGKVNIIPGFDTYTGNYHEIKRLLSLMGIEYTLLADVSETFDSPNTGEYKLYPGGTPLPDTMDAVNAIGTIALQKYSTAKTLDFIQKEWGQKTLTLSPIGIKNTDAFFAELSKLTGKPVPAAIEAERGRVVDAMVDSHPYVHGKRFALVGDPDQLLGMISLIMEMGGEPVHVVCTNGDKHFEAEANELLASSPFGVNGKVYIGKDMWHMRSLLFTEPVDVLIGNSYAKFLTRDTGTPLIRIGFPLFDRHHLHRYPIIGYQGALNLVTMLVNTILDELDRNTIDTTSFDVIR; translated from the coding sequence ATGATACGGATAAAAGACCATAATGAGCTGTTCTGTCAGCCGGATTACCAGGAGCAGTTCGAGCGCAAGAAAGAGTTCGAAAGGCCCTGGCCTGCGGAAAAGATCAAGGAAATCTCTGACTGGACCAGGACCGAAGAATATAAGGAACTGAACTTTAAGCGGGAGAATATCAAGATCAACCCTGCAAAGGCCTGCCAGCCTCTTGGCGCAGTCTTCTGCGCGTCAGGCTTTGACGGCTCCATGCCTTTTGTGCAGGGCGCGCAGGGCTGTGTTGCGTATTTCAGAAGTCATCTGAGCAGACATTTCAAGGAGCCCTTTGCAGCGATCTCGACATCCATGACCGAGGACGCAGCAGTATTCGGCGGCCTCAATAACATGCTCGAAGGTCTGGAGAACACCTATACCCTGTACAAACCGAAGATGATCACGGTATCTACGACCTGTATGGCAGAGGTGATCGGCGACGACCTGAACGCGTACATCAAAACAGCGCGTGAAAAGGGCTCGATCCCCGAGGACCTGCCGGTGCCCTTTGCGCATACACCGAGCTTTGTCGGTTCCCATATTGTCGGATATGACAATATGCTGAGGGGCATTCTGAAGGCCCTTTCTGAGGGCAAGAAAGGCGAATCAAACGGAAAGGTGAATATTATTCCGGGGTTCGATACCTATACAGGCAACTACCATGAGATCAAACGGCTCTTGTCATTGATGGGGATCGAATACACCCTGCTTGCGGATGTGAGTGAGACCTTTGATTCGCCAAACACCGGAGAATACAAGCTCTATCCGGGCGGCACTCCGCTTCCGGACACAATGGATGCGGTGAATGCGATCGGGACGATAGCGCTCCAGAAATACTCAACCGCCAAGACCCTGGATTTTATTCAGAAGGAATGGGGCCAGAAGACTCTGACCCTTTCACCGATCGGCATCAAAAACACCGATGCCTTCTTTGCTGAGCTGAGCAAGCTCACCGGCAAGCCGGTCCCGGCTGCGATCGAAGCAGAGCGCGGAAGAGTAGTGGACGCCATGGTGGACTCGCACCCGTATGTTCACGGCAAACGTTTTGCCCTGGTCGGTGATCCCGATCAACTGTTGGGCATGATCAGTCTTATCATGGAGATGGGAGGCGAGCCGGTGCATGTCGTCTGCACCAATGGTGACAAACATTTCGAGGCAGAGGCGAACGAGCTGCTTGCATCAAGCCCCTTTGGTGTTAACGGCAAGGTATATATTGGCAAGGACATGTGGCATATGCGGTCGCTTCTGTTTACCGAGCCGGTGGATGTCCTGATCGGCAACTCGTATGCGAAGTTTCTGACGCGTGACACAGGGACACCGCTCATAAGAATCGGGTTCCCGCTCTTTGACCGGCATCATCTGCACCGGTATCCGATCATCGGGTATCAGGGAGCACTCAATCTGGTGACCATGCTGGTTAATACCATTCTGGACGAGCTCGACAGGAATACGATCGATACAACGAGTTTTGATGTAATACGGTAG
- the nifX gene encoding nitrogen fixation protein NifX: MKVAFATTDGISVNEHFGRAGMFVIYELNSSGHSLVEIRRFSEGIDTAVEETKGMGKIHDERVENKVDRISDCRIIYLTEIGGPSAARLARKGIMPVKVKEPVSIEESVQKLSETLKNSPPPWLRKAMNSD; the protein is encoded by the coding sequence ATGAAAGTTGCATTTGCTACAACAGACGGGATAAGCGTAAACGAGCATTTCGGAAGGGCCGGCATGTTTGTCATTTATGAACTCAATAGCAGCGGGCATTCCCTGGTCGAGATACGGAGGTTTTCTGAAGGTATAGATACTGCCGTTGAAGAGACAAAGGGCATGGGCAAGATCCATGACGAACGGGTCGAAAACAAGGTGGACAGGATATCGGATTGTCGTATTATCTACCTGACCGAGATCGGAGGACCTTCCGCAGCGCGTCTTGCCCGGAAGGGCATCATGCCGGTGAAGGTGAAGGAGCCGGTAAGCATCGAGGAGTCCGTGCAGAAACTTTCCGAGACCTTAAAAAATTCACCGCCGCCGTGGCTGAGGAAAGCGATGAACAGCGATTAG
- the fdxB gene encoding ferredoxin III, nif-specific gives MAIIGYTRGAQTWVPKFIESIDVNKCIGCGRCYKVCGREVLELIEKPFEGEDEFGDDMGNKVMSVANPHNCIGCEACARTCTKRCQSHVEI, from the coding sequence ATGGCAATCATAGGATATACACGGGGCGCCCAGACATGGGTCCCTAAATTCATTGAATCGATAGACGTTAATAAATGCATCGGTTGCGGAAGATGCTACAAGGTATGCGGCAGAGAGGTGCTTGAACTGATCGAAAAGCCCTTTGAGGGTGAGGACGAGTTTGGAGATGACATGGGCAATAAGGTGATGTCTGTCGCAAATCCTCATAACTGCATCGGCTGCGAGGCCTGCGCGCGGACTTGTACAAAACGGTGCCAGTCCCATGTCGAGATTTGA
- the modB gene encoding molybdate ABC transporter permease subunit encodes MDSAALFSLRLSLQVAFLATMLIVLVGVALAYLLAMKDFRGKELLDMLCTLPLVLPPTVTGFFLVVIFGRNGFLGRQLYELTGWSIIFTWQAAVLASFVVALPLMVKTARAALESVDRNLINASYTLGHSKLETALRVILPLAKKGLIAGAVLSFARAMGEFGATLMLAGNIPGRTDTMPIAIYSMASSGEWSRSAAMVAFFTLISGSFLYVANLYSRRTI; translated from the coding sequence ATGGACAGCGCAGCGCTATTTTCGCTCAGGCTCTCACTGCAGGTCGCTTTTCTGGCGACAATGCTGATAGTCCTTGTCGGCGTGGCGCTTGCATACCTCCTTGCCATGAAGGACTTCAGGGGCAAAGAACTACTCGACATGCTCTGCACCCTGCCGCTCGTGCTGCCACCGACTGTGACCGGATTTTTTCTCGTGGTCATCTTCGGCAGGAACGGCTTCCTCGGCAGGCAGCTCTATGAACTGACCGGATGGTCGATTATATTTACCTGGCAGGCGGCGGTGCTGGCATCCTTTGTGGTTGCCCTCCCCCTTATGGTCAAGACGGCACGCGCTGCACTCGAATCGGTTGACCGGAACCTGATCAATGCCTCGTACACGCTCGGCCATTCGAAACTCGAAACCGCCCTCCGTGTAATACTGCCGCTCGCAAAGAAAGGCCTCATAGCAGGAGCGGTGCTCTCATTTGCGCGTGCCATGGGAGAGTTCGGAGCGACCCTGATGCTGGCCGGCAACATCCCGGGAAGGACCGACACCATGCCGATAGCGATCTATTCTATGGCAAGCAGCGGGGAATGGTCCCGTTCCGCGGCCATGGTCGCCTTCTTTACCCTGATTTCAGGGTCATTCCTCTATGTCGCGAACCTGTACAGCCGGAGGACGATCTGA
- a CDS encoding homocitrate synthase, producing MTREIYFIDVTNRDGVQTSRILLPKLAKTMINLYLDEMGVFQSEIGFPTLKHERNYINANLALAKAGAFKRIRLQGWCRAITSDVELAFQNCPDLRHLNLSVSTSEIMINGKFQGKTTWEDIVESMTSAVRLARELGAETVGINAEDASRTELQRLIDFALAGKEAGADRIRYCDTLGADDPITIHERIRALGSAAQFPIEMHCHNDLGMAEAVSVAGALGAAEAGIDCYINTTLNGYGERCGNCDLVSSMLALQFSHGLSRKLRCDRHMDLKKSWKIAKYASYAFGLPIPINQPGVGANAFAHESGIHADGALKDRRNYELYDPEDVGRGEPELLETGRVITTGEYGGIKGFRHVYDKLGIHFQNDREARAILDLVQYANLHNQKQLTDDELRMVARYPDAVRMILTVTP from the coding sequence ATGACCAGGGAGATCTATTTTATTGATGTGACAAACCGCGATGGGGTGCAGACCTCGCGCATTCTGCTGCCCAAACTTGCCAAGACCATGATCAACCTCTATCTTGACGAGATGGGTGTGTTCCAGAGCGAGATCGGCTTTCCTACGCTCAAGCACGAGAGAAACTATATCAATGCCAATCTCGCACTTGCAAAGGCAGGGGCTTTCAAACGCATCAGGCTTCAGGGCTGGTGCAGGGCAATAACGAGCGATGTTGAACTTGCCTTTCAGAACTGTCCTGACCTGCGGCACCTGAACCTCTCGGTCTCGACGTCGGAGATCATGATCAACGGTAAATTCCAGGGCAAGACGACCTGGGAAGATATTGTCGAGTCGATGACCAGTGCTGTCAGACTGGCAAGAGAGCTTGGAGCCGAGACCGTCGGCATCAATGCCGAGGATGCCTCAAGGACCGAACTGCAGAGGCTGATCGATTTCGCGCTTGCCGGCAAAGAGGCAGGCGCAGACCGTATTCGCTATTGCGATACCCTCGGCGCAGACGACCCCATAACCATCCATGAGCGCATCAGGGCTCTGGGTAGTGCAGCGCAATTTCCGATCGAGATGCATTGCCATAACGACCTCGGCATGGCAGAAGCGGTCTCCGTAGCAGGCGCACTCGGGGCTGCAGAGGCAGGTATAGACTGTTATATCAATACGACACTTAACGGATATGGTGAACGCTGCGGCAACTGCGATCTTGTATCTTCAATGCTCGCACTCCAATTTTCCCATGGGCTCAGCAGGAAGTTGCGGTGCGACCGGCATATGGACCTCAAAAAATCCTGGAAGATCGCGAAATACGCCTCGTACGCCTTTGGTCTGCCGATCCCGATCAACCAGCCGGGTGTGGGTGCCAACGCCTTTGCGCACGAGTCAGGGATCCATGCGGACGGAGCCCTGAAAGACCGGCGGAATTATGAGCTGTATGATCCCGAAGATGTCGGCAGGGGCGAGCCTGAGCTGCTCGAGACCGGCCGTGTCATTACGACCGGGGAATACGGCGGCATCAAGGGTTTCAGGCATGTGTATGATAAGCTCGGTATTCACTTTCAGAACGACAGGGAGGCGCGTGCTATCCTCGACCTTGTTCAGTATGCAAACCTTCATAACCAGAAGCAGCTGACTGATGACGAACTGCGTATGGTGGCACGGTACCCTGATGCCGTGCGCATGATACTTACGGTTACTCCCTGA
- the nifE gene encoding nitrogenase iron-molybdenum cofactor biosynthesis protein NifE: protein MITNIDKLTEHGCKTEKSGKICRSRGGESCAFDGAMIVLQPIADTAHLVHGPIACCGNSWEGRGTRSSQGTLHRMGFTTDMSELDIVYGSEKKLSAAIRSTYEKVKPKAIFVYATCVSGLIGEDIAAVCKQTEQELGIRVLPVSAPGFVGPKNLGNRIAGEVLLEHVIGTGRPAKTTEHDINLIGEYNIAGDLYLIEPVLKRAGINILSSMTGNATFEEITWAHRAKLNVVVCSRALINIAKGMEQKYGIPYVEVSFFGKTEMAKALRAISCQLSADSLQLPDRIEEVIAVEEQKLHDRLRAYEHLRGKKAVLYTGGVKSWSFISALMDLGIEIVAVGTKKSTAEDEEKMKEILGNDALLVEDVTPNNLKKLLKERSADILVAGGRNQYLAIKEGYPFIDVNQERHVAYAGYDGLVNIAEQISNSIRFYSRHTAFSDQRSACRQENILNTDDGEKAESLKLSAENCLINPLKHSASIGAAMALQGIHNALPIIHGAQGCTFLGKVLLTKHFREPIALAGTKLFAEDVVMGSDEALLKTVRGFIAKNSPDLIGVLTSGLTEVKGDDIAALIRSFNVERSTAAVLHIPTPDYEGGLETGYAKAVEALTGIAAAPLRRQAGIKGQVNILVGSHLTPADFLELREIVESFGLRPIILPDLSCLDGSRQGISPLASGGTGIQEISAMGSSEFTLVIGKSLKPAAQIMKERFEIEYRIFDSLAGLKDTGLFMETLSMLAGRLVPPRYERQRRVLADSMRDAHAFFGSKRICIALEPDHALQASRWAKEMGADIPLAVVPQTSAAAELIQADSIVVGDLSCIEGEFDLIIANSHAADTAARVGAPLLQTGFPVYKVFGNTNRVTIGYRGTQSLIHEAATLFAKEVH from the coding sequence ATGATTACTAATATAGACAAACTGACAGAGCATGGCTGCAAAACCGAAAAGAGCGGCAAGATCTGCCGCTCACGCGGCGGCGAGTCCTGCGCTTTTGACGGTGCCATGATCGTGCTTCAGCCCATTGCAGATACGGCCCATCTTGTCCACGGCCCCATCGCCTGCTGCGGAAATTCCTGGGAAGGCAGGGGCACCCGCTCTTCGCAGGGGACCCTGCACCGTATGGGGTTTACTACAGACATGAGTGAACTGGACATTGTGTATGGTTCAGAGAAGAAGCTCAGTGCCGCAATCAGGTCTACCTATGAAAAGGTGAAGCCAAAGGCAATCTTTGTTTATGCAACCTGCGTGAGTGGACTGATTGGCGAAGACATTGCAGCGGTCTGTAAACAGACTGAACAGGAACTCGGCATCAGGGTGCTACCGGTCAGTGCGCCCGGTTTTGTAGGCCCTAAGAATCTCGGCAACCGCATTGCAGGTGAAGTGCTGCTTGAGCATGTTATCGGAACGGGGAGACCGGCCAAAACAACGGAGCATGATATCAACCTGATCGGAGAATATAACATTGCCGGGGACCTCTATCTGATCGAGCCTGTTCTAAAACGGGCAGGAATCAATATATTGTCCAGCATGACAGGGAATGCGACCTTTGAAGAGATCACCTGGGCGCATCGGGCAAAGCTGAATGTGGTCGTATGCAGCAGGGCGCTGATCAATATTGCCAAAGGCATGGAGCAGAAATATGGCATTCCCTACGTTGAGGTCTCGTTCTTCGGCAAAACCGAAATGGCGAAGGCGCTAAGGGCTATCAGCTGTCAGCTGTCAGCCGACAGCCTCCAACTACCAGACAGGATTGAAGAAGTCATTGCAGTTGAGGAGCAGAAGCTGCATGACAGGCTCAGAGCATACGAGCATCTGAGAGGGAAAAAGGCGGTGCTCTATACTGGCGGGGTAAAGAGCTGGTCGTTCATATCAGCACTTATGGACCTCGGCATAGAGATCGTTGCGGTTGGAACCAAGAAGAGCACTGCCGAAGACGAAGAGAAGATGAAGGAGATCCTCGGCAATGATGCTTTGCTCGTTGAAGATGTAACACCGAACAATCTGAAAAAGCTTCTTAAAGAGCGCAGCGCAGATATTCTTGTTGCAGGGGGAAGAAACCAGTATCTTGCGATCAAGGAAGGGTATCCCTTTATCGATGTCAACCAGGAGCGGCATGTGGCCTACGCAGGATATGACGGGCTGGTCAATATTGCAGAGCAGATCAGCAACAGCATCAGGTTTTATAGCAGGCATACAGCATTCAGCGATCAGCGATCAGCTTGCAGACAAGAAAATATATTAAATACAGATGACGGAGAAAAAGCTGAAAGCTTAAAGCTGTCGGCTGAAAACTGTCTTATCAATCCGCTGAAGCATTCGGCGTCGATCGGTGCTGCCATGGCACTTCAGGGCATACATAATGCACTGCCGATCATCCACGGAGCGCAGGGCTGCACCTTCCTTGGCAAGGTGCTTTTGACAAAGCATTTCAGGGAACCGATAGCCCTTGCAGGGACTAAGCTCTTTGCCGAGGATGTAGTGATGGGAAGCGATGAGGCCCTGCTGAAGACGGTCAGAGGCTTCATCGCGAAAAACAGTCCTGATCTGATCGGCGTACTGACATCAGGGCTGACAGAGGTGAAGGGCGATGACATCGCAGCCCTCATAAGGTCCTTTAATGTTGAACGTTCAACGGCAGCTGTCCTGCATATACCGACACCGGACTATGAGGGAGGACTTGAAACAGGGTATGCAAAAGCGGTAGAAGCGCTGACAGGCATTGCTGCTGCTCCCCTCCGTCGTCAGGCTGGCATAAAAGGCCAGGTAAATATTCTTGTTGGATCTCACCTGACCCCTGCTGATTTTCTTGAGCTGCGGGAGATAGTAGAGTCCTTTGGCCTTAGACCTATCATTCTGCCTGACCTCTCCTGTCTTGACGGAAGCAGGCAGGGCATATCGCCGCTTGCATCAGGAGGCACCGGGATACAGGAGATTTCAGCCATGGGCAGTTCTGAGTTTACGTTGGTGATTGGCAAGAGCCTGAAGCCTGCAGCGCAGATCATGAAAGAACGGTTTGAGATCGAGTACAGGATATTCGACAGCCTTGCAGGCCTGAAAGATACAGGCCTGTTCATGGAGACGCTCAGCATGCTCGCGGGAAGATTGGTTCCGCCGAGGTATGAGAGGCAGCGTCGGGTGCTTGCTGACAGCATGAGGGATGCTCATGCCTTTTTCGGCAGTAAGCGGATATGCATTGCTCTTGAACCTGATCATGCGCTTCAGGCATCCCGCTGGGCCAAAGAAATGGGAGCAGACATTCCCCTTGCGGTTGTACCCCAGACCTCTGCTGCGGCAGAACTGATACAGGCAGACAGCATTGTCGTCGGAGACCTTTCCTGCATCGAAGGGGAGTTCGATCTGATCATAGCGAACTCCCATGCCGCAGATACGGCAGCGCGGGTTGGAGCGCCGTTGCTCCAGACAGGCTTCCCTGTGTATAAGGTCTTTGGCAATACCAACAGGGTCACGATCGGATACCGGGGGACACAGTCCCTCATACACGAAGCAGCAACACTATTTGCAAAGGAGGTGCACTGA
- a CDS encoding P-II family nitrogen regulator, whose translation MKEITAIIRRDKLPETKKVLEELGFPSLTIQSVDGRGKQKGIVCNNDLDPDMPDSFCTSAKLKPTPATYALEHALPTVALFVPKRMLTMVVPDDLVGKIVKSLIKVSQTGKTGDGKIFVSPIEEAIRVRTSETGGEAIA comes from the coding sequence ATGAAAGAGATCACCGCAATCATACGAAGGGACAAGCTCCCTGAGACCAAAAAGGTGTTAGAGGAACTCGGTTTCCCCTCGCTTACCATCCAGAGTGTTGACGGCAGGGGGAAGCAGAAGGGAATCGTCTGCAATAATGATCTTGACCCGGACATGCCGGACAGCTTCTGCACATCCGCAAAACTGAAACCGACGCCCGCGACCTATGCCCTTGAGCATGCGCTTCCTACGGTGGCACTTTTTGTTCCCAAAAGGATGCTTACCATGGTGGTGCCGGATGACCTGGTCGGTAAGATCGTGAAGTCACTGATAAAGGTGAGTCAAACCGGTAAGACAGGCGACGGCAAAATCTTTGTTTCACCAATCGAAGAAGCAATTAGAGTCAGGACATCAGAGACCGGCGGAGAGGCAATAGCGTAG
- a CDS encoding isoprenylcysteine carboxylmethyltransferase family protein produces MDKNNFLELRFPPPVVFLAFAGLMWLTSVYIPWATVSLPAKMPFALAIAAVGCLLAGISIGSFLLARTTLHPDKPIKTTTLVVTGVYSITRNPMYLSLLFVLIGWAIYLANVAAALLLPLFVSYLNRFQIKPEERALVSLFGSEFEAYSKRVRRWL; encoded by the coding sequence ATGGATAAAAACAATTTTCTTGAACTAAGATTTCCGCCGCCGGTCGTGTTTCTTGCGTTTGCGGGACTCATGTGGCTGACGTCGGTCTATATCCCCTGGGCCACGGTTTCCCTGCCGGCAAAGATGCCGTTTGCATTGGCAATTGCGGCAGTGGGCTGCCTGCTTGCCGGTATAAGCATAGGTTCTTTTCTTCTTGCCAGGACAACGCTGCATCCTGATAAACCGATAAAAACGACAACGCTTGTAGTTACCGGTGTATATTCGATAACCCGCAATCCCATGTATCTGTCGCTTCTCTTCGTTCTCATCGGATGGGCGATCTATCTGGCAAACGTTGCTGCTGCTCTTTTGCTTCCCCTTTTCGTGTCTTACCTGAACAGGTTCCAGATCAAACCTGAGGAGCGTGCACTTGTTTCATTGTTCGGCAGTGAGTTCGAGGCTTATTCCAAACGGGTCAGACGATGGCTATAA
- the modA gene encoding molybdate ABC transporter substrate-binding protein — MHGLERNTVKWFERFILLLLLGFFAVLFVEEASAGTELTVSAALSLKAPFEEIGRLYEKKSGVRVAYNFGPSGMLQKQIENSAPVDVFASASPKEMDSLEGSGFIMPATRSNFAGNAMVLITTSDAPRQLFSFADLRKREITRIAIGNPASVPAGKYSEETLRSLGLWDAVQPKLVYGEQVKQVMDYVSRREVDAGMVFLTDAMGRSKELRVAAEAPASSHRPVVYTIAVIRGTKNNMAARNFIAMVISKEGSDILRKYGFIVKP; from the coding sequence ATGCACGGATTGGAGAGGAATACTGTGAAATGGTTTGAGCGTTTTATTCTTCTGCTCCTCTTAGGTTTTTTTGCAGTCCTGTTTGTGGAAGAAGCGTCTGCAGGGACAGAGCTCACAGTCTCTGCAGCGCTCAGCCTGAAGGCCCCTTTTGAGGAGATCGGCAGGCTTTATGAAAAGAAGAGCGGTGTCAGGGTCGCTTATAATTTTGGCCCCTCCGGCATGCTGCAGAAGCAGATCGAGAACAGCGCGCCTGTTGATGTATTTGCCTCGGCCTCGCCTAAAGAGATGGACAGCCTTGAGGGCAGCGGCTTTATCATGCCGGCAACACGCTCGAATTTCGCCGGCAATGCCATGGTGCTCATAACAACATCAGATGCGCCGAGACAGCTGTTTTCATTTGCGGACCTCAGAAAAAGGGAGATAACAAGGATCGCCATAGGCAATCCGGCATCGGTACCTGCAGGAAAATACAGCGAGGAGACCCTGAGAAGTCTCGGCCTCTGGGACGCAGTGCAGCCAAAACTGGTCTACGGGGAACAGGTGAAGCAGGTGATGGACTATGTGTCACGCAGGGAGGTAGATGCTGGCATGGTCTTTCTGACCGATGCCATGGGAAGAAGCAAAGAACTGCGTGTTGCTGCCGAGGCCCCTGCTTCAAGTCACAGGCCTGTTGTCTATACCATTGCGGTAATCAGGGGGACAAAAAACAACATGGCAGCGCGGAACTTTATTGCCATGGTCATTTCAAAAGAGGGCAGCGACATCCTGAGAAAATACGGATTTATTGTAAAACCCTGA
- a CDS encoding P-II family nitrogen regulator, which produces MKMIRAFIRPEKEQEVVQALEGAGFPSLTKMPVFGRGKQKGLQVGPIHYDELPKMLVMMVVNDGDVEKVVKLMMDKSRTGFVGDGKIFISPVESAYTVRTGEAVL; this is translated from the coding sequence ATGAAGATGATCAGAGCATTTATAAGGCCGGAAAAAGAGCAGGAAGTAGTCCAGGCATTAGAGGGGGCAGGCTTTCCGTCACTCACCAAAATGCCGGTCTTCGGCAGGGGAAAACAGAAGGGTTTGCAGGTAGGTCCTATACATTATGACGAACTGCCCAAAATGCTGGTCATGATGGTCGTCAATGACGGAGATGTGGAGAAGGTGGTCAAACTCATGATGGATAAATCCAGAACCGGCTTTGTCGGAGACGGCAAGATATTCATAAGCCCTGTTGAGTCAGCCTACACGGTCCGGACAGGGGAGGCCGTGTTATGA
- a CDS encoding radical SAM protein — protein sequence MKSRKERWMIMAGIPLYKGRDIKKTHPCFSKEAHHKFGRIHLPVAPACNIQCRYCIRKYDCANESRPGITSRVLKSYEALERVEAVLERNDNLTVVGIAGPGDPLANDATFETMAAIHRAFPDLTLCVSTNGLCLPDRIEDLMRVGVKSITITINALTHIVAEKVYSRASYRGKTLRGREAAEQLVINQQRGLINAIDAGFMVKVNTVYIPGINDAEIPMIAWFAGMKGADIHNIMPLIPQAEFEHLQRPSNDMIAKMRSGCAPHIEQMSHCKQCRADACGVLGEDKDMELEVLNARIGEEYCEMV from the coding sequence ATGAAATCAAGGAAAGAGAGGTGGATGATCATGGCAGGGATACCGTTATACAAAGGCAGGGACATAAAGAAGACCCATCCGTGCTTTTCGAAGGAGGCCCATCACAAGTTTGGCAGAATCCATCTGCCGGTTGCACCTGCCTGTAATATCCAGTGCCGGTACTGCATCAGGAAATACGACTGTGCTAACGAATCGCGGCCCGGTATCACCAGCCGGGTTTTAAAGTCCTATGAGGCCCTTGAAAGAGTGGAAGCCGTACTCGAACGGAACGATAACCTTACCGTTGTCGGCATAGCAGGACCGGGAGATCCGCTTGCCAATGACGCGACCTTTGAGACCATGGCTGCTATTCACCGTGCGTTTCCTGATCTGACACTCTGCGTCTCTACAAACGGACTCTGCCTGCCTGACAGGATAGAAGACCTTATGCGCGTGGGCGTCAAAAGCATTACCATTACGATCAATGCCCTTACCCATATCGTTGCTGAAAAGGTCTATTCCCGGGCCAGCTACCGGGGCAAAACTCTCCGGGGCAGAGAGGCTGCTGAACAGCTTGTCATTAACCAGCAGAGAGGACTTATCAATGCAATCGACGCCGGGTTTATGGTGAAGGTGAATACGGTCTATATACCGGGGATAAACGATGCCGAAATACCGATGATCGCCTGGTTTGCAGGAATGAAGGGAGCGGACATCCATAACATTATGCCGCTTATTCCGCAGGCAGAGTTTGAGCATCTGCAGAGGCCGTCCAATGATATGATCGCAAAAATGCGGAGTGGGTGTGCCCCCCATATCGAGCAGATGTCCCATTGCAAGCAGTGCCGCGCTGATGCCTGCGGTGTGCTGGGTGAAGACAAAGACATGGAGCTTGAGGTGCTGAATGCACGGATTGGAGAGGAATACTGTGAAATGGTTTGA
- a CDS encoding ATP-binding cassette domain-containing protein, with product MGISFTARKTFNGFTLDAFWEINNELAVIFGYSGAGKSMTLQMIAGLLEPDEGKIVLGETVLFDAVQGVNTSPQKRSIGYVFQDLALFPHMTVSENICYGAHGIDKTEQKQRCCDLLRMFRITDLEDRLPSQISGGQKQRVALARALIRRPDALLLDEPFSALDMPIRFELQAILKEIQQTYKIPVLLITHDANEALALADRMIVYAEGRVMQAGPPEEIVISPSCEEVSTLSRFSGRSRPTIPCLSSEFCASR from the coding sequence ATGGGCATCTCCTTCACTGCACGCAAAACGTTCAACGGTTTCACCCTTGATGCGTTCTGGGAGATCAACAACGAACTTGCTGTGATCTTCGGATACTCAGGCGCAGGAAAATCGATGACCCTCCAGATGATCGCCGGACTGCTGGAGCCTGACGAAGGGAAAATAGTCCTGGGCGAGACGGTCCTGTTCGATGCAGTGCAAGGTGTGAACACCAGCCCGCAGAAGCGTTCCATAGGGTACGTATTTCAGGACCTGGCGCTCTTTCCGCATATGACCGTGTCAGAGAACATCTGCTATGGAGCGCATGGCATCGATAAAACCGAACAGAAACAGCGCTGCTGCGACCTGCTCCGCATGTTCCGCATAACAGACCTCGAGGACCGCCTGCCTTCGCAGATCTCTGGCGGCCAGAAACAGCGTGTGGCCCTTGCACGCGCATTGATCAGGCGGCCGGACGCACTCCTTCTTGATGAGCCGTTCTCTGCACTCGATATGCCGATACGCTTTGAGCTGCAGGCCATCCTGAAGGAGATCCAGCAGACGTACAAGATACCGGTCCTGCTCATAACGCACGATGCGAATGAGGCCCTTGCCCTGGCAGACCGGATGATCGTCTATGCAGAAGGCCGGGTCATGCAGGCCGGTCCGCCGGAAGAGATAGTTATTTCACCATCATGCGAAGAAGTGTCGACACTCTCACGCTTCAGCGGGAGATCCCGGCCGACAATACCCTGCCTGAGCAGCGAATTCTGTGCAAGCAGATGA